From the genome of Oryza glaberrima chromosome 1, OglaRS2, whole genome shotgun sequence:
GTTTCCAACAGAACAAGGAGCATAAGCCAAAAATATGCCTGCAAAAATGTGAACTTAACCATCTAGCTCAATAACAAGTGTCCCTCAGAATCGCTTAACTGATACCCATGAGCATTTACTATGTGCATTTGGTTTTGAGTTCTAGCTCTAGGATATAAATTTTACCATGTGCatttaaattattttggttGTTTGCTACCAACCTGAAACTGCACTGCTTCTGAGATGTATTTGGATATCACTTTCTTCAATTTATTGCTAAAAGCATACAGTGATACTGAAGCATCAAACTACATGGTTTTGATTCAAAATTTGTAACCAAATTCTACTTATGATTCATGGAACTGGACAATTTGAAGTTAACATGGAGCTCTGCACATGCTTGATGTATGTTTAGTCCATCAAAAAACAACATCCCAGATCAACTTATGTTCTTCTTTCGACCTTTATTTGTGCAACTCATGTGCATAAAAAATATCATCGAACTTGTTCAAAAGCACTTCGAAAACCATGTCGTCTTTAGATTAGCCTTTATGTAGCACAACACCAAAGATGAGCATGACCATCCTctgaagaaaaaagaatcatgCTGAACTATTAAGCCTTTGAAGTGTTTTTAGCTAAACTGGGAGGAAGAATATGCATTAAATTATGGTTATGAAATTCAGACCAGCTTGTTGATTTTATAGAATAGTATTTCATTTGCACAGAGTTACCTTTCTGAAAATACAGTTCATTTTCACTATCAGCTATTTGTTAGACTCTAGTGCTCCTTATTAGGTCATGCCATCATCTTTGTTCTCCTGCAATTGGTTTGAAAGTTTCACTAACTTAATGCTTCTTGTCTTTGCTTTTATACCTTTCTgctggatgatgatgatgatgtcacTTATCATTGATGTGTGTCTTGACAGTGTAAGTATATTATTCAGATTCTTTTCTGACCATTCTTTTACATTTAAGATAAGTGTTAACAATATAATTGCTTCTACTACAGGCTCGCTGGACTTGCATTTATGTTCTCAACAAGTATTCTTTTGCAAATACTGGTACATAATTCTCACTTGTTTAAATCTCCACCTAGCCtcttttatttgctaaaattcaGGCTTCTGGGTGCTTTGTTTCATGACAGTTGCTATTTATTTACTCAGTAACTATTTCAGTACTTTGAGAAGTGAGAACCTAACAGTTTGATTTGGCATTTTGTTTGTACAATTCATTCATGCACATTACTCTGTATGTCTGTCATGCTAATTATGTTGTGAAATTCATAAAACTTAGAGCAATCTGGAGCATCAATTGCTGTCCAGAATTACTGTAGAAGAGTATGCGTGCTAGAAATAATACTTCACAGTCAGTGAACAAAGCGTGTAGCATTTTGAAGACACCATAGCCCACAGGACGGACATGCTCTTGTTGTTTGATCAGGCTGTTGGTTCTATAGCTAATTATTTTTCCTTATTTTGATGGTGCAGGCTTGTGCTCTGTACAATAATTGGTGGCCTATGTTAGCAGGTAATTGTTAGTTAGTTATCCTCAATCAGTGTTGTCCAATCCTCATCGACCTTCAACTGACATTTGCCATACTTCTGCAGCTCTTATGTATGTCCTTGTACCGATGCCATGCCTATTCTTCGGTGGTGGATCTACCCAGTTCTTGACTAGCAGAGATGGTGGAGGGTATGGtttgatttgttgtttttgttccAGAAACTTTACCATACATACTGTACTACTTGGATGTAAACTAACATATGTAAAGAATAGTTTGGAATAAGGAAATTCCTTCTGATTTGTAGTTGTGACAAACTAATGATAGAGTGTTTATCATTTCAGGTGGTTCAATGCTGCAAAATTCCTGACTGGTGCATCTGCCATGGGAAGCATTGCAATCCCAGCAATTCTGAGGCACGCTGGCCTAATTGAGACTGGAGCCATGTTCATCGAGTTCACGTCCTTCTTCATCCTTGTATGCACAGTGATGTGCTTCCATAGAGCTACGCTGGATGAAGATTGGTAAAAGGCTCGAGGCACATGGACACAAGAAGGTAAATCTGTTTCATGGTTTG
Proteins encoded in this window:
- the LOC127783053 gene encoding vacuolar protein sorting-associated protein 55 homolog; this encodes MCVLTVLAGLAFMFSTSILLQILACALYNNWWPMLAALMYVLVPMPCLFFGGGSTQFLTSRDGGGWFNAAKFLTGASAMGSIAIPAILRHAGLIETGAMFIEFTSFFILVCTVMCFHRATLDEDW